Proteins co-encoded in one Excalfactoria chinensis isolate bCotChi1 unplaced genomic scaffold, bCotChi1.hap2 Scaffold_331, whole genome shotgun sequence genomic window:
- the LOC140264882 gene encoding A-kinase anchor protein 8-like, with translation MSYSGYGDWNSGTNRGYESYNYGYGYGQDNSGNYGYGMAASNSWDMGNSDMDMNPDGAGSADTVIAKMNQRLDMVSHLDADSMQGGHYGSGGDRYDSYESYDSRSSMNDRDMYRSSYDYNENDNDNTYDDHYESHYDSFYGNRRDQYQHRARDGFGQRGQNWARDGRNTRPMASPYSGRMGGQWNDAPRGMGSSRLPSLFSHNIIPELSMFQGMRGFSGNMRFGGGMMKQRMRRNWKMWDSDFKPQKKKMKKDLTGKKRKQTSSSDEPDSKAAKTDGSDNSDSDNEEGTEGESGEKEEKEGSRGEGEDEEGRDSEKGALTIQEEISQIKRKLQAGKKTQERQKKRHRDRMVERIQYVCSLCKYRTFYNDEMNNHLESKFHKEHFKFVGTKLPQQTADFLQEYVANKTRKTEERRKAIEDINAVIQQIYRDQDLTQDVGMEHFIKKVEAAHCAACDLFIPMQYGIIQKHLKSLDHNHNRRAMMEQSKKSSLVVARSILNNKLISKKLERYLKGENPFTDDPEEKEEHEEGEGGASGNMEEGTVEGGDENKDEEENLEEENVDDENKEENVGDENKEEENLDNENKEEEILDDENKEEGNLEDESNDPEENPGGDENEEEEEQGTKRESEAQAEAQEVELGAGSRGGEEEEEGWQPTGESLPEDEEQQPAEGEEEEESEETTAAPEDEDAA, from the exons ATGAGTTACTCAG gTTATGGAGACTGGAACTCTGGGACAAACAGAG ggTATGAGAGCTACAATTATGGCTACGGCTACGGGCAGGACAACTCGGGCAACTATGGCTACGGCATGGCTGCCTCCAACTCGTGGGATATGGGCAACTCGGACATGGACATGAACCCGGATGGTGCTGGCAGTGCCGACACCGTCATTGCCAAAATGAACCAGCGCCTGGACATGGTGTCCCACCTGGATGCTGACAGCATGCAGGGGGGGCACTACGGCTCTGGCGGGGACCG GTACGACTCATACGAATCCTATGATTCGAGGTCCTCGATGAACGACCGGGACATGTACCGCTCCAGTTACGACTACAACGAGAACGACAACGACAACACCTACGACGACCACTATGAAAGTCACTACGACAGCTTCTATGGGAACCGCAGGGACCAGTACCAGCACAGGGCACGGGATGGCTTTGGCCAACGGGGTCAGAACTGGGCGCGGGACGGGCGCAACACCAGACCCATGGCTTCACCGTACTCGGGGCGCATGGGTGGGCAGTGGAACGACGCACCGCGGGGCATGGGCTCCTCCCGTCTGCcttccctcttctcccacaACATCATCCCGGAGCTCAGCATGTTCCAAGGGATGCGAGGATTTTCGGGGAACATGCGGTTCGGAGGAGGCATGATGAAACAGAGGATgaggagaaactggaaaatgtgGGATTCGGACTTTAAA cctcagaagaagaaaatgaagaaggacCTCACTGGGAAGAAGCGGAAGCAAACCAGCAGCTCAGATGAACCAGACAGCAAGGCAGCAAAGACAGATGGCTCCGACAACTCCGACTCCGACAATG AGGAAGGAACCGAAGGTgaatcaggagaaaaagaggagaaagaaggctCCAGAGGT GAAGGGGAAGATGAAGAAGGACGAGACTCAGAGAAAG GTGCTTTAACAATTCAAGAAGAGATCAGTCAAATCAAACGCAAATTACAGGCGGGCAAGAAAACTCAAGAGAGGCAAAAGAAGAGGCACCGGGATCGCATGGTGGAAAG GATCCAGTATGTTTGCTCGCTGTGCAAGTACCGCACCTTCTACAACGACGAGATGAACAATCACCTGGAGAGCAAATTCCACAAGGAACACTTCAAGTTTGTTGGAACCAAGCTGCCCCAGCAAACAGCAGACTTCCTGCAG GAATACGTTGCCAATAAAACGAGGAAAACTGAAGAGCGCCGTAAAGCAATTGAGGACATCAATGCGGTTATCCAGCAGATCTATAGGGACCAGGATCTTACACAAG ACGTCGGCATGGAGCACTTCATCAAGAAGGTGGAGGCCGCTCACTGCGCTGCATGCGACCTCTTCATCCCCATGCAATACGGCATCATCCAGAAGCACCTGAAGTCACTCGACCACAACCACAATCGCAGG GCCATGATGGAGCAGTCCAAGAAATCCTCCCTGGTAGTGGCCAGGAGCATTCTGAACAACAAGCTGATCAGTAAGAAGCTGGAACGGTACCTGAAG GGTGAGAATCCTTTCACGGATGACcctgaggaaaaagaggaacatgaggagggagaagggggagCAAGTGGGAACATGGAGGAAGGGACAGTGGAAGGAGGAGACGAAAACAAGGATGAGGAGGAGAATCTGGAAGAAGAGAATGTGGACGATGAGAACAAGGAGGAAAACGTGGGTGATGAGAACAAGGAGGAAGAGAATTTAGACAACGagaacaaagaggaagaaattttagatgatgaaaacaaagaggaaggaaaCCTGGAGGATGAAAGCAACGATCCCGAGGAGAACCCAGGAGGAGATGAgaatgaggaggaggaagaacagGGGACAAAGAGAGAAAGTGAGGCCCAAGCAGAAGCACAAGAGGTGGAGCTgggtgcagggagcagaggtggggaggaggaggaggagggctggcagcCCACGGGAGAATCACTGCCGGAGGatgaagagcagcagccagcagaaggtgaagaagaggaggagagcGAAGAAACCACTGCTGCTCCTGAGGATGAGGATGCAGCGTAA